Below is a genomic region from Actinomadura sp. NAK00032.
CGTCCACGTAGACGTAGTCGCCGTCGCTGGACACGCCGCGCGCGGTCGCCTTGCCGCCGGCCCAGACGGTCCGGCCGTCGAAGGTGACGCGGCGGGTGGACCGGTCGACCGGGACGGCCAGCCGCCCCTTGGTGCCGCGCGGCGCGGTGACCTTCAGCTGGAAGCCGCGGCCGCTCCTGCGCCAGGACGCCGCGATGTCGCCGTGCGGGGTCGGCACCGTGCCCTCGGCCCAGGCCAGGTTCCCGGTGAACGGCACCACCGCCCAGGACGCGTACCCGGGGGCGGCGGGCCGCACGCCGAGGACCTTCGTGCTGAGCGTGACGGTCGGCTGCGCCGCCCAGCCGTGCGCGAGGCTGGAGAACTGCTTCAGGTTGGGGGTGCCGTCCGGCTGCATGTGCTCCCAGAACGTGGAGCCCGGGTCCTGCCGGAGCTGGTGGCCCCAGTAGTTGCGGATCAGCTGCAGGCCGGACGCGTCACCGGTCTCCAGGCGCGCGTCGGCTTCGAACCCGCTCGGCAGCGGCGCGTAGAACGGCGGCAGGCTCGCGTTCGGGGTGGACTGCGAGACCGTCAGCGACCCGATGTCCGTCCAGTTGTTGGCGCGCAGGTAGGCCAGGGCGCGCTCGGCGCGTTCGCCCTGCGCGATGCCGGTGAGGACGGCGGTGACGTTGCCGTCCTGCGGGTAGGCGCCGGGGATCTCGCGGGACAGCCGGTAGGCGCCGGCCTTCTCGTCCCACAGCTGGTCGTTGACGGCCTTCTTCACCTCGGCGGACCGGGCGGTGTAGGTCCGCGCGGCGGACGCGTCGCCGCGCGCCTTCGCCATCGCCGACATCTGCTCCAGGTTGCGGGCGTACAGGGCGTTGACGTAGGTCTCGTGGCCGCAGTTGGAGTAGCCGTAGTGGCCGCACGAGCCCGACTCCTGGAACGCGATCAGTCCCTTGTCGTCCCCGGCGCGCACCGACTCCAGCCAGGCGGTCGCCTTGGTGAGCTGCGGCCACCACTTGTCGAGGTAGGCGCGGTCGCCGGTGTACCACCAGTGGTCGTACATGTTGGTGACGAACCAGGCCACGTACTCGCCGTAGGTGCGCAGCTCGTTCTGGTTGTGCTGGCCGACGAGGCTGGCGGCGGGCACGTAGCCGTCCGGGAGCTGCTGGGCGGCGAGCGACGACAGCGAGTTGTCGACCGCGCCCATGTCGTAGGTGCTGACGTAGGCGACGGGCGCCTGGACGGCGAGGTCGCCCTGCCAGACGATCCGGTCCCGCTTGCCGCCGTCGTAGATGACGGACGTCCTCGGGTCGGCGTGCGGGACGGGGGCGTCGGCGTGGTCGCCCTCGCCCGGCACGTACGGCCACTTCTTCGCGGTGTCCGGCGCGCCGGTGTTGATCTGCACCGTGTAGGCGCCCGCGTACCAGACCTTGTTGAGCAGGTCGTCGCTGGAGAGGAAGTGGCCGCGGTAGCCGTCCAGGTCGCGCTGGTCGGGCGCGGCGGTGAAGTCCAGCGAGATCGCGTCGATGTCGACGCTGCCGGGGCCGTCCAGGAAGAGGGTCGCGTAGCGGAACCCGCCGCGCAGCACCCCGTCGCGGACGGTGCCGGGCAGCTTCACGCCGTCCAGCGGGAGGGCGTGGCTGTCGGTGTCCTCGGTGTAGGGCTGGCCGGGGAAGCCGTTCCAGATGTTGGCGGTGTCGCAGCCGGGCGCGATCTTGCCCTGTCCGCCGTTGGCGTCGGGGGTCAGCGCCATGTACTGCACCGATTCGGAGAAGCAGGCGCGCAGCTTCGGGCTCCCGGACGCGCCCTTCACGCGGACCTTGAGGTGCCCGGCGACCTCCTTGCCGAAGTCGACGATCAGCAGCGGGGAACCCGCCCGCTCGGCGGCGCCGGTGAGGCGGACCGACGCCCCGCCCTTCTTCAGCGCCCCGTCCGGGGAGCCCTTGATGCTCCCCTGCCGCGGGTCGGCCTTGAACACCTTGACGGGCTTGACGTCACGGCTGGACGGGGCGAGGACGTAGGGCCGCCACTGGCCGGGGCGCGGGGTGTAGGAGTCGTCCTGCCAGGGGCCCTTCGGGTGGGGCGCGGCGGTGGCGGGGAGCTCGAGCGAGGCGGTGCTGGTGATCGTGAGGGCGGCCGCCACGGCGGCGCGGACGAGGGAACGGCGGACGGTCTTGGGGGGAACCATCATCACTCCAGGTCAGCGGGAGGCGGTCAGGATGGAGGTACCGGTCAGTCCGGGGACTTGCACGAGACCGTCGCGGACGGTGACGCCCGGCTTCACCGGGCGGCCGTCGCGCCAGACGACCTTTCCGTTGACGCGGACCTCGGAGGCGCCCTGCGCGGGGACTCCGCCGGTGGCGGTGGAGCCGGCGGGCGCGGCGACGCGGAGCGTGAACGTCCCGCCGTGCCGCTTCCACGCGGCGGTGATGTCGCCGCGCGGTGTGGGAACGCGTCCCTGCGCCCAGCGCAGGCCGCTCGTCGGGTGCGGCAGGACGGTGAACGTCCCGAAGCCGCCCGACGTCGGTGCGACGCCGAGGACCTGGTTCGTCAGGAACGAGGTCGGCGCGGCGGCCCACCCGTGCGACAGGCTCGTGTACGAGCCGAGCTGCGGCGCGCCGGCCGGGCTGACGTTCTCCCAGAGCGTGCCGGGCTGCGCCTTGCCGAGCATCGGGTACCAGGTGCGGCGCAGCAGCGACATCGCGCCCGCCATGTCCTGCTCGGCGGAGTGCGCGAGCAGCGACTGGGAGGACACGAACGGGCTGATGTACTGCGGGACGACGCCGCCGGGCTTGTCCACGGTCAGGTCGCCGTACGGGTTGGCGAGGCCGTCGCCGAAGAACTTCAGCACCGCCTGGGCGCGGTCGCCGGTGGCGACGCCCGCCACGACCGCCATGGCGTTGCCGTCCTGCGGGTGGTTGCCGTCGGCCCTGCTGACCTTGTAGGCGCCCGCGGCCGGGTCCCAGAGGTGGTCGTTGACCGCCTTGGCGGTGCGGGCCGCGTGCGCGCGGTAGGTCTTGGCGAGCTCGGGCTCGCCCTTGGCCTCGGCCGCCTGCGCCGCCTCCCCGAGCACCTTGACGTACAGGGACGAGATGTACGTGCCGCCGGCGTCGTTGCCGTAGCCCCACGTCCCGCCGGCGCCCTTCATGGTGAGGAGCCCGTCGTCGCCGGCGTTGGACTCCAGCCACGCGACGTTCTTCTTCAGCGCGCCGTACCACTTGCCGAGGAAGTCGCCGTCGCCGGTGTAGAGGTAGTGCGTCCAGTAGTTGTGGACCCACCAGGCCGCGTACTCGCCCCAGTTCATGTTGTAGCCGAGCGCGTCGGTCAGGTAGAGGCCGGGGATCTGGCCGTTGGCCGCCTGGCCCTTGGCCATGAAGGCGACGGCGTTGGCGGAGGGCGCCGCCTGCCCGGTGGTCAGGTACGACACCGCGTCGGCGACGGCGTTGTCGCCGCCCCAGATCATCCGGTCGCGCTTGGCGCCGTCGCTGATGATGCTGTCGCCCTCGCCGACGATCGCGTCGTTGCGGACCGGTCCCTCCTTGCCGGGGTAGGGGCGCCCGGTCGTCGGGTCGATCGTCGACATCTGCACCGTGTAGGCGCCCGCGTACCAGAGCCGGTTCAGGGTGTCGTCGCTGGACAGGAACGCGCCCTTGTAGCCGTCCAGGTCGGGGTTGGCGGGGTCGGCGGTGAACTTCAGCCGCAGGTCCGACAGCTTCACCTCGCCGGGGCCGTCCAGGAAGACCATGAGGTAGCGGAACCCGCCCCGGATCACCGGGTCGGTCATGGCGGAGCGTCCGGCCTCGGTGTCGAGGTAGTGGGTCTCGGTGGCGAGGCCGACCGGGTCCTGGCTGTAGTCGGACGCGGTGGTGAGGTACTGCGCGCTCTCGCTGAACGCCAGGCCGAGCCTGGGCGCGCCCTTGCGGACGTCGGCGGTGACCTGGATCTGCCCGCCGACCTCCTTGCCGAAGTCGTAGACGACGTAGGGGCGGCCGTACTCGTTGGAGGTGAGCGTGGTGCCGCCGTGCCGGAACGCGCCGGACGGGTTCTGGACCGTTCCGCCGTAGGGGGCCGCCGGGGCGCGGCCGTTCTTGTGCAGCGTCCAGACGGCGTGGATGCGGGCGCCCGGCCCGGGTTTCGCGGTGTTGCGGAAGGTGACCCTGATGTCGCCGGCGGAGCGGACGAGCCGGGCCGGGACGGCGACGTCGTAGTGGACGAGGCCGGCCTTGTCGCCGCTCCACACGCCCGCCTGCGCCGGGTCGGGCTTGCGCTCGTGGACGACCTCGCCGTTCACCAGCACCTCGTAGTGGGCGGTGGCGCTGCCCGCCTCCTCCACCCGGAGGGTGAGGGGACCGTGCCCGGGCGCCACGCGCATGCGGTAGCCGAAGCTCGCCCCCGCCTTGTCGCCCGTCTGGCGGGTCATGACGCCGTCCGCCTTGGCGGTCGTGGACGATCCGGCGTCCAGGTCGTGGCCCTCCTTCTCCGATGTCTCGGACGCGGCGGTCACGTGGTCGGCGTTCAGCCCGTACGACTCGGCGGCCTTCACCGGGCGGACCGTCCGGCCGGAGGGCGCGAGGATGTAGCGGTCGGCGCTGGACAGGGACGGCAGCCCGAGCGGATCCCGGGGCGCCGCCGCGGCGGCGCCGGACGGGACCGCGACGAGGGCGGCGGCACCCAGGCTCAGGGACGTGATGACGGACAGACGGGATCGGGCGAACCTTTTCGCTGGTGACATCGTTATCCTTCCGGGTTCCTCTTGGTAGAGCGGGCCCGACGGGACGGCCGGTGGCTCGGACGGGTGGTGCCGCCGCGGTGTGTCAGCACCGCGGCGGTCTGGTCCGGGCCATCGGCCGGCCCTTGTCAGCGGTGATCAGCGCAGGAAGGCGGCGGCGACGCCGGCGTCCACGGGGATGTGCAGTCCGGTGGTGTGGGTCAGGTCCCCGCCGGTGAGGGCGAAGACGGCGGCGGCGACGTGCTCGGGCAGCACCTCGCGCTTCAGCAGCGTCCGCTGGGCGTAGAACTCGCCGAGCTTCTCCTCCTCCACGCCGTAGACGGCGGCGCGCTTGGCGCCCCAGCCGCCCGCGAAGATGCCGGAGCCGCGCACCACCCCGTCGGGGTTGACGCCGTTGACGCGGATGCCGTGCTCGCCGAGCTCGGCGGCCAGCAGCCGCACCTGGTGCGCCTGGTCGGCCTTGGTGGCGCCGTAGGCGATGTTGTTCGGCCCGGCGAACACGCCGTTCTTGGACGCGATGTAGACGATGTCGCCGCCCATGCCCTGCTCGACCATCACGCGGGCGGTCTCGCGGGACATCAGGAACGAGCCGCGCGCCATGACGTCGTGCTGCAGATCCCAGTCGGCCGCGGTCGTGTCCAGCAGCGGCTTGGAGATCGACAGGCCGGCGTTGTTGACGACGAGGTCCACCCCGCCGAACGCCAGGACCGCGGCGCGGACGGCGGCGGCGATCTCGTCCTCGGAGGTCACGTCGGCGGCGGCCGCGATGGCGGCGTCCGACGCGCGCAGGGCGCCGGCGCCGATCTCCGCCGCGACCTTCTCGGCGGCGGCGAGGTCCCGGTCGGCGACGACGACGCAGGCGCCCTCGGCGGCGAGCCGGCGGGCGGTGGCGGCGCCGATGCCCGAGCCGCCGCCGGTGACGACCGCGACGCGGGTCGCGAGCGGCTTCGGCCTCGGCATCCGGCGGAGCTTGGCCTCCTCCAGCTCCCAGTACTCGATGCGGAACTTCTCCGCCTCGTCGATCGGCGCGTACGACGACAGCGCCTCCGCGCCCCGCATCACGTTGATCGCGTTGACGTAGAACTCGCCGGCGACCCGCGCGGTCTGCTTGTTCGCGCCGAAGGAGAACATCCCGACGCCGGGGACCAGCACGATCGCCGGGTCCGCGCCGCGCATCGCCGGGGAGTCGGCGGCGGCGTGCCGCGCGTAGTAGGCCGCGTACTCCTCGCGGTAGGCGGCGTGCAGCTCCCTCAGCCGGGCCTTCACCGCGTCGAGCGGCGCGTCCGGCGGCAGGTCCAGGACCATCGGCGCGACCTTGGTGCGCAGGAAGTGGTCCGGGCAGGACGTGCCGAGCGCCGCGAGCCGCGGGTGCTCGGCGCGGGAGACGAAGTCGAGGACGGCCTCGCCGTCGGTGAAGTGCCCGACCTGCGGCCGGTCCGTGGACGCCAGGCCCCGGATCAGCGGGAACAGCGCGGCGGCGCGGGCGTGCCGCTCGTCCTCGGGCAGCGTCGGGTGGACCACCTCGCCGAACGGGTCGGCCTTGCCGTGCTCGGCGATGTAGGCCTCGGCGGTGCGGATGATGTCGAGCGAGTTGGCCTTGCACTCCTCGCTCGTGTCGCCCCACGCGGTGATGCCGTGCCCGCCCAGGACCACGCCGATGGCCCCCGGGTTCGCCTTCTTGATCGCGGCGATGTCCAGGCCGAGCTGGAAGCCGGGCCGCCGCCACGGCACCCACGCCACCCGGTCGCCGAAGATCCGCCGGGTCAGCTCCTCCCCGTCGGCGGCGGTCGCGATCGCGATGCCGGAGTCGGGGTGCAGGTGGTCGACGTGCGCGGCCTCCACGAGGCCGTGCATGGCGGTGTCGATGGACGGCGCGGCGCCGCCCTTGCCGTGCAGGCAGTAGTCGAACGCGGCGACCATCTCGTCCTCGCGCTCGACGCCCGGGTAGACGTCCGCGAGGGCGCGCATCCGGTCCAGCCGGAGCACGGCCAGGCCCTTCTCGGTGAGGGTGCCGAGGTCGCCGCCGGAGCCCTTCACCCACATCAGCTCGACGTCGCGGGCCGTCACCGGGTCGGTGACCGTGCCCTTCGCGGACGCGTTGCCGCCCGCGTAGTTGGTGTTGCGGGGGTCCGCGCCGAGGGTGTTGGCGCGGTCCAGCAGCTGCTCCACCTCGGGCGGGGTGGAAGTCATCGGTTCGGTCTCCTTCACCTGTTCAGGCGCCCCAGCCGGCGGCCTGGCCGTCCTTGCGCTCGGCGACGACGCGCTCGTAGTAGCCGGACGCCTTGTAGGCGGCGACCGGGTCGGGGTGCAGGCCCATCTCCTCGCGCAGTTCGGCGAGCAGCGGCCGGACGTCGGTGTTGTAGGCGTCCATGAACACCGCGTTCGCTTCGAGGACGTCGCCGGACTCCTGCGCGGCGCGCAGCGCGCCGGCGTCCACCAGCAGCGCCTTCGCGGTGGCCTCCTGCACGTTCATCACCGAGCGGATCTGGCCCTGGATCTTCGGCTCGATGTTGTGGCACTGGTCGAGCATGAACGCCACGCCCGTCTCGGCCGCGTAGCCGCCGCCGCGCACGACCTCGTACATGATGCGGAACAGCTGGAACGGGTCGGCGGCGCCCACCATCAGGTCGTCGTCGGCGTAGAAGCGGGAGTTGAAGTCGAACCCGCCGAGCTTCCCCTCGCGCAGCAGGAACGCCACGATGAACTCGATGTTGGTGCCGGGCGCGTGGTGCCCGGTGTCCACCACGACCTGCGCCTTCGGGCCGAGCTTCACGCAGTGCGCGTAGGAGGCGCCCCAGTCCGGCAGGTCGGTCATGTAGAACGCCGGCTCGAACAGCTTGTACTCCAGCAGGAACCGCTGGTCGTCGCCGAGCCGCTCGTACACGGCGGCCAGGGCCTCGGCCATCCGGTCCTGGCGGGCGCGGATGTCGTCCTGCCCCGGGTAGTTCGTGCCGTCGGAGAACCACAGCTTCAGGTCGCGCGACCCGGTCTGGTCCATGATGTCGACCGCTTCGAGCAGGTGGTCCAGGGCCTTGCGGCGGACGGCCGGGTCGGGGTTGGTGACGCTGCCGAGCATGTAGTCGTCGTCCTGGAACACGTTGGTGTTCACCGCGCCGATCCGCACGCCGCGCTCCTTGGCGTGCGCGCCCAGCGCGGCGTAGTCGTCCACCCTGTCCCAGGGGATGTGGACGGCCACGCTCGGCGCGACGCCGGTGAACCGGTGCACCTGCGCGGCGTCGTCGATCTTCTCCTGCGGGGTGCGCGGCACGCCCCGCTGGGCGAAGACCTTGAACCGGGTCCCCGAGTTCCCGTACGCCCACGAGGGAGTCTCGATCTGCTGGCGGCGCAAGGCGTCCTTGACCGCGCGGGTGTCTGTCACGAGTTACCTCTCAATCCAAGTGGAAGACCTCGGTGAGCGGCCACATGCCCTCGTCGGGGCGGCCGTCGAGGTCCTCGAAGTACTGCGCCATCTCCGCCTGCCACCGGGCGTTGACCTCGGTGCGTGCCATCGCCGCCTGGGCGGCCTCGAAGTCGTCGGTCTCCAGGTAGCCGACGAGCAGGCCGTCCTCCCGCAGGAAGAGCGAGTAGTTGTGCCAGCCGGTGTCGCGCAGGGCGTTGAGCATGTCGGGCCAGACCGCCTGGTGGCGCAGCTTGTACTCCTCCAGGCGGTCCTGCCTGACCTTCAGCAGGAAGCAGACGCGCTTCGTGCGTTCGGACATGCGATCAGTCCTTCTGCGGGGGGACGACCCCCCGCACCCCCCGGTTCGCTCCGCTCATCAGAAGTGGTACTGGTCGATGTTCTTCGCGTCGAACACCGTCGGCGGGCCGAGGATCACCTCACCGTTGGCGCCGATCGTGCGCTCGCCGAGCTTGCCGGCCGTGAACTTCTCGCCCTGCGCGCCGGTGATCTGGCCGGACGCCAGCGCGGCCGCCGCGTAGGAGGACAGGTAGCCGAGGTTCTTGGGGTCCCAGAGCTCGAACTCCTTGACCGTGCCGTCCTTGACGAACTTGCGCATCTGGTCGGGGGTGCCGAGGCCGGTCAGCGCGACCTTGCCCTTGTACTTGGAGCCGGAGATGTAGCGGGCCGCGGCGGCGATGCCGACCGTCGTCGGCGAGATGATGCCCTTGAGGTTCGGGTACGCCTGCAGCAGGCCCTGGGTCTGCTGGAACGACTTCTGGTCGTCGTCGTCGCCGTAGGCGATCTTGACGAGCTTCATCTTGGCGTACTCGGGCTTCTTCAGCTCGTCCTGCATGAACTTGATCCAGGTGTTCTGGTTCGTGGCGTTCGCCGTCGCCGACAGGATCGCGATCTCGCCCTCGTGGCCGATCTGCTCGGCGAGCAGCTTGACCTCGCTGCGGCCGATCTCCTCCGAGCTCGCCTGGTTGATGAACACGTCCCGGCACTCGGGGTTGGTGTCGGAGTCGTAGGCGACGATCTTGATGTTCTTGGCCATCGCCTGCTTGAGCGGGCCGCACACCGCGTTCTCGTCGTTGGCGGCGATCAGGATCGCGTCGTGGCGCTGCTGGACGAGCGTGTTGATGTAGGAGACCTGCGAGGACGCGGACGCGTCGGACGGGCCGACCTCCTTGGCCTCGCCGCCGAACTCCTTGGCCGCCTCGATGCCGGCCTTGTCGACGATCGTCTCGTACGGGTTGTTGACCTGCTTGGGCAGGAACGCCAGCTTCAGGCCCTTCTTCAGGGGCGCGTTCGGGTTCGCGGTGGCGTTGCCGCCGGCGGCCTTGGCGTCCCCGGAGTCGGAGTCGTTCTTGGTGGTGCCGCCGCAGGCGGCCATGCTGAGGGCCAGGACGCTCGCCGTGGCGACGGCCGCCAGCCGGCGCGGGACGCGCGGACGAATGGTCATCACGATGCCTTTCGGGGGTGCGGTGGGACGCGGCGGGGGGACGTGTCTCATGGAGGGTCAGGGGGCGGCGGCGGGAGCCGCGGGTCGCGCGCCCCGCCGCCTGCCTTGGGCCTCGCGGACCACGGCGATCAGCCGCGGCGTGAGGACGCTGATGATGAGCAGCAGCCCGGTGACGATCGACTGGACCTCGGTGGGGACGTCGTTGAGCATCAGCAGGTTGCGGAGCAGGCCGATGAGCAGCACGGCCGCGATGACGCCGCCGAGGGTGCCCTTGCCGCCGTCGAAGTCGATGCCGCCGAGCAGCACCGCCGCGATGACGGTGAGCTCCAGCCCGAGCCCGTTGTCGGCGCGGGCGCTGCCGTAGCGGAGCGTGTAGACGATGCCGGCGAACCCGGCGACCAGCCCGGACACCACGAACAGCAGCAGCTTGATGCGCTTGACGCGGATGCCGGCGAAGTAGGCGGCGTCCTCCTGCGCGCCGATCGCGAACAGCGACCGCCCGATGCCGGTCGCGTGCAGGACGACACCGGTGATGACGGCGAGCACGACGAACAGCGCGATCGGGTACGGGATCGGCGTGCCCGGGATCGAGGACGTCGCCAGGGCGGTGTAGGCGGTCGGGAACTCCGAGATGGCCCCGGTGCCGAGCGTGACGTAGGCGAGCCCCCGGTAGAGGGTCATCGTGCCGATCGTCACGGCGAGGGACGGCAGCCCCAGCTTCGTCACGAGCAGCCCGTTGACGAGGCCGCAGACCAGGCCGACGGCGAGCACGATCGGGATGATCGTCTCGATGGCCATCCCGCCGTCCCACATCTTGCCGGTGAGCGCGCTGCACAGGCCGAGGATCGAGGCGACCGACAGGTCCACCTGCCCGCACACGACCAGCAGCGTCATCGGCAGCGCGATCAGCGCGATCTCCGACAGGTCGTCCAGCGCGAACGACAGGTTGTCGTTGCCCGCGAAGTCGGGCGAGAACCCGGCGCCGCTCGCGAACACCAGGACCAGCAGGGCGGTGACGGCGGTCTCCCACCGCACCAGCCCTCCGAGGCGGCTCATGACCGTCCCTCCTTCTCCACCGGGGCGGCGTCCGCGGGGGCGGCGACGTCGCGGTGCGCGGACGATTCCAGCGACCGCTGTTTCAGCGTCCGGGTGACGCGCAGCGCCAGCAGCCGGTCGACGCTGATGGCCAGCAGCAGCAGGACGCCGGTGATCGCGTCCTGCCAGAACGAGTTGACCTTGAGCACCACCAGCACGCTGCCGATGGTGGTGAGCAGCAGCCCGCCGAGCGCCGCGCCCCACACGGTGCCGACGCCGCCGGTGATGGCGACGCCGCCGACGACGACCGCGGCGACGACCTTCAGCTCCCAGCCGTTCGCGGCGTCCGCGACGACGGTGCCGAACCGGGCGAGCCACAGCACCCCGGCGAGGCCGGCGAGCGCGCCGCTGACCAGGTAGGCGGTGAGGATCCGGCGGCGGATCGGCACGCCGGCCAGGCGCGCGGCCTCCGGGCTGGACCCGATCGCGTAGAACTCCCGGCCCGAGGAGTAGGACCGCAGGTAGTACCCGACCGCCAGCATCACCGCGACGGTGATGATCGGCAGGTAGGGGACGCCGAGGATCCCGTCGTTGCCGAGGCTCAGCACCGAGGAGGGCAGGTCGGCGGCGCCGATCTGCTCGCCGTGGGCGATGCGGTAGTCCAGGCCCTGGATCACGTACAGGGTGCCGAGGGTGACGACGAGGGAGGGGACCCGCAGGAAGCTGACGAGCAGGCCGTTGACCAGCCCGCAGACGAGCCCGATCGCGACGCCGAACACCAGGACGAGCACGACGTGCCGGTCGCCGCCGGCGGCGAACTTGCCGGCGCTGAACGCGACGAGCCCCACCAGGGAGCCGACCGACAGGTCGATGTTGCGGGTGACGACGACGAGCGTCTGCCCGACGGCGAGCAGCACCAGGATGGAGGCGTTGAGGAAGATGTCCTTGACGCCCTGCCCGGACAGGAACCGCGGGTTCGCGATCGTCGTGGCGACGACGAGCACGACGAGGGCGCCGAGGATGCTCATCTCGCGGGCGCGCAGCACCAGCTCGACCAGCCGCCGGCCGCCGCCGGCGGACCCGCCCGCCCCGCCCGGCCGCGCCGGGCTCTGCGTGAGTACGGTCATCAGGCTCAGGCCGCCTTCCCGGTCCCGGCGCGGCCGGTCGCGGCGGCCATGACGTTCTCCTCGGTCGCGTCCGCGCGGGCGATCTCGGCGGTGAGCCGGCCCTCGTGCATGACGAGGATCCGGTCGGCCATGCCGAGCACCTCCGGCAGGTCGGAGGAGATCATCAGCACCGCGAGGTCCTGCGCGGCCAGCTCCGACAGCAGCCGGTGCACCTCGGCCTTGGTACCGACGTCGATGCCGCGGGTCGGCTCGTCCACGATCAGCACGGCGGGCTCGGTGGCCAGCCACTTGGCGAGCACGACCTTCTGCTGGTTGCCGCCGGACAGCACGCCGACGGCGTCGCTGAGGCGGGCGTACTTGAGCTGGAGCCGCAGCGCCCAGTCGGCGGCGCGGTCCCGTTCGACCCGGCGGGAGATCAGCCCGCCGCGGCCGGTGGCGCGGCGGAGCGTCTTCAGCTGGGTGAGGCCCATGTTCCGCTCGATGGACATGTCCATGACGAGGCCCTGCTGGCGGCGGTCCTCGGGGACGAGCGCGAGCCCCGCCGACATCGCGGCGGTGGGGCTGCCCGCCGGCAGCGCGCGGCCCTCGACCTCGACGGCGCCGGCGTCCCAGCGGTCCACCCCGAAGATCGCGCGGGCGACCTCGCTGCGGCCGGCGCCGACCAGCCCGGCCAGCGCGACGATCTCGCCGCGGCGGACCTCGAAGGAGACGTCGGTGAAGGC
It encodes:
- the rhaS gene encoding rhamnose ABC transporter substrate-binding protein; amino-acid sequence: MTIRPRVPRRLAAVATASVLALSMAACGGTTKNDSDSGDAKAAGGNATANPNAPLKKGLKLAFLPKQVNNPYETIVDKAGIEAAKEFGGEAKEVGPSDASASSQVSYINTLVQQRHDAILIAANDENAVCGPLKQAMAKNIKIVAYDSDTNPECRDVFINQASSEEIGRSEVKLLAEQIGHEGEIAILSATANATNQNTWIKFMQDELKKPEYAKMKLVKIAYGDDDDQKSFQQTQGLLQAYPNLKGIISPTTVGIAAAARYISGSKYKGKVALTGLGTPDQMRKFVKDGTVKEFELWDPKNLGYLSSYAAAALASGQITGAQGEKFTAGKLGERTIGANGEVILGPPTVFDAKNIDQYHF
- a CDS encoding alpha-L-rhamnosidase C-terminal domain-containing protein, whose protein sequence is MSPAKRFARSRLSVITSLSLGAAALVAVPSGAAAAAPRDPLGLPSLSSADRYILAPSGRTVRPVKAAESYGLNADHVTAASETSEKEGHDLDAGSSTTAKADGVMTRQTGDKAGASFGYRMRVAPGHGPLTLRVEEAGSATAHYEVLVNGEVVHERKPDPAQAGVWSGDKAGLVHYDVAVPARLVRSAGDIRVTFRNTAKPGPGARIHAVWTLHKNGRAPAAPYGGTVQNPSGAFRHGGTTLTSNEYGRPYVVYDFGKEVGGQIQVTADVRKGAPRLGLAFSESAQYLTTASDYSQDPVGLATETHYLDTEAGRSAMTDPVIRGGFRYLMVFLDGPGEVKLSDLRLKFTADPANPDLDGYKGAFLSSDDTLNRLWYAGAYTVQMSTIDPTTGRPYPGKEGPVRNDAIVGEGDSIISDGAKRDRMIWGGDNAVADAVSYLTTGQAAPSANAVAFMAKGQAANGQIPGLYLTDALGYNMNWGEYAAWWVHNYWTHYLYTGDGDFLGKWYGALKKNVAWLESNAGDDGLLTMKGAGGTWGYGNDAGGTYISSLYVKVLGEAAQAAEAKGEPELAKTYRAHAARTAKAVNDHLWDPAAGAYKVSRADGNHPQDGNAMAVVAGVATGDRAQAVLKFFGDGLANPYGDLTVDKPGGVVPQYISPFVSSQSLLAHSAEQDMAGAMSLLRRTWYPMLGKAQPGTLWENVSPAGAPQLGSYTSLSHGWAAAPTSFLTNQVLGVAPTSGGFGTFTVLPHPTSGLRWAQGRVPTPRGDITAAWKRHGGTFTLRVAAPAGSTATGGVPAQGASEVRVNGKVVWRDGRPVKPGVTVRDGLVQVPGLTGTSILTASR
- a CDS encoding alpha-L-rhamnosidase C-terminal domain-containing protein, which produces MMVPPKTVRRSLVRAAVAAALTITSTASLELPATAAPHPKGPWQDDSYTPRPGQWRPYVLAPSSRDVKPVKVFKADPRQGSIKGSPDGALKKGGASVRLTGAAERAGSPLLIVDFGKEVAGHLKVRVKGASGSPKLRACFSESVQYMALTPDANGGQGKIAPGCDTANIWNGFPGQPYTEDTDSHALPLDGVKLPGTVRDGVLRGGFRYATLFLDGPGSVDIDAISLDFTAAPDQRDLDGYRGHFLSSDDLLNKVWYAGAYTVQINTGAPDTAKKWPYVPGEGDHADAPVPHADPRTSVIYDGGKRDRIVWQGDLAVQAPVAYVSTYDMGAVDNSLSSLAAQQLPDGYVPAASLVGQHNQNELRTYGEYVAWFVTNMYDHWWYTGDRAYLDKWWPQLTKATAWLESVRAGDDKGLIAFQESGSCGHYGYSNCGHETYVNALYARNLEQMSAMAKARGDASAARTYTARSAEVKKAVNDQLWDEKAGAYRLSREIPGAYPQDGNVTAVLTGIAQGERAERALAYLRANNWTDIGSLTVSQSTPNASLPPFYAPLPSGFEADARLETGDASGLQLIRNYWGHQLRQDPGSTFWEHMQPDGTPNLKQFSSLAHGWAAQPTVTLSTKVLGVRPAAPGYASWAVVPFTGNLAWAEGTVPTPHGDIAASWRRSGRGFQLKVTAPRGTKGRLAVPVDRSTRRVTFDGRTVWAGGKATARGVSSDGDYVYVDGASAGRHTLTAR
- the rhaI gene encoding L-rhamnose isomerase, coding for MTDTRAVKDALRRQQIETPSWAYGNSGTRFKVFAQRGVPRTPQEKIDDAAQVHRFTGVAPSVAVHIPWDRVDDYAALGAHAKERGVRIGAVNTNVFQDDDYMLGSVTNPDPAVRRKALDHLLEAVDIMDQTGSRDLKLWFSDGTNYPGQDDIRARQDRMAEALAAVYERLGDDQRFLLEYKLFEPAFYMTDLPDWGASYAHCVKLGPKAQVVVDTGHHAPGTNIEFIVAFLLREGKLGGFDFNSRFYADDDLMVGAADPFQLFRIMYEVVRGGGYAAETGVAFMLDQCHNIEPKIQGQIRSVMNVQEATAKALLVDAGALRAAQESGDVLEANAVFMDAYNTDVRPLLAELREEMGLHPDPVAAYKASGYYERVVAERKDGQAAGWGA
- a CDS encoding L-rhamnose mutarotase, with protein sequence MSERTKRVCFLLKVRQDRLEEYKLRHQAVWPDMLNALRDTGWHNYSLFLREDGLLVGYLETDDFEAAQAAMARTEVNARWQAEMAQYFEDLDGRPDEGMWPLTEVFHLD
- a CDS encoding bifunctional aldolase/short-chain dehydrogenase, translating into MTSTPPEVEQLLDRANTLGADPRNTNYAGGNASAKGTVTDPVTARDVELMWVKGSGGDLGTLTEKGLAVLRLDRMRALADVYPGVEREDEMVAAFDYCLHGKGGAAPSIDTAMHGLVEAAHVDHLHPDSGIAIATAADGEELTRRIFGDRVAWVPWRRPGFQLGLDIAAIKKANPGAIGVVLGGHGITAWGDTSEECKANSLDIIRTAEAYIAEHGKADPFGEVVHPTLPEDERHARAAALFPLIRGLASTDRPQVGHFTDGEAVLDFVSRAEHPRLAALGTSCPDHFLRTKVAPMVLDLPPDAPLDAVKARLRELHAAYREEYAAYYARHAAADSPAMRGADPAIVLVPGVGMFSFGANKQTARVAGEFYVNAINVMRGAEALSSYAPIDEAEKFRIEYWELEEAKLRRMPRPKPLATRVAVVTGGGSGIGAATARRLAAEGACVVVADRDLAAAEKVAAEIGAGALRASDAAIAAAADVTSEDEIAAAVRAAVLAFGGVDLVVNNAGLSISKPLLDTTAADWDLQHDVMARGSFLMSRETARVMVEQGMGGDIVYIASKNGVFAGPNNIAYGATKADQAHQVRLLAAELGEHGIRVNGVNPDGVVRGSGIFAGGWGAKRAAVYGVEEEKLGEFYAQRTLLKREVLPEHVAAAVFALTGGDLTHTTGLHIPVDAGVAAAFLR